Proteins encoded within one genomic window of Lysinibacillus louembei:
- the phnM gene encoding phosphonate metabolism protein PhnM: MFAIVNGVIVTEQQFLYDYVVFIEGTTIQQIVHQSEAQLDGVETIDANGGYVSPGFVDIHSDYIETIVSPRPNSVMNMNIGLRESERILMTHGITTIFHSLSYYGDDKYSHKAIRNPENVQKCVDAISASHDEPHLIRHRLHARFEIDSVDQLQQLEENILDGKVHLLSFMDHTPGQGQYRNLEIYKDIMRGYRTMTDYEADTLIKEQIDKEKITLEDIERLSRLAISRNIAVASHDDDDVQKLALVQSYGTTISEFPITLDVAKEAKRLGLQTIAGAPNILLGGSHTGNLSAAEAVQAHVIDIICSDYYPPAMLHGIFELANKYEEDLHALFQLVTINPARAVNMAHEIGSITVGKKADIIIIEQMADGYPVVTSTIVDGKVILQTNYR; the protein is encoded by the coding sequence ATGTTTGCCATTGTGAACGGAGTAATTGTAACAGAGCAGCAATTTTTATATGACTATGTTGTCTTCATTGAGGGGACAACAATTCAGCAAATTGTCCATCAATCAGAGGCACAATTGGATGGGGTAGAGACGATTGATGCAAATGGTGGTTATGTGTCGCCAGGCTTTGTCGATATTCATTCGGACTATATTGAAACAATTGTGAGTCCGCGTCCGAATTCAGTAATGAATATGAATATCGGCTTGCGTGAGAGTGAGCGCATTTTAATGACACATGGCATTACAACAATTTTCCATTCATTGTCATACTACGGCGATGATAAATATTCACATAAAGCGATTCGCAATCCAGAAAATGTACAGAAGTGTGTTGATGCAATTAGTGCATCACATGACGAGCCACATTTAATTCGCCATCGTCTACATGCACGCTTTGAAATTGATTCAGTGGATCAATTGCAGCAGCTAGAGGAAAATATTTTAGATGGTAAAGTGCATTTGCTGTCATTTATGGATCATACGCCAGGGCAAGGGCAGTATCGCAACTTAGAAATTTATAAAGACATTATGCGCGGCTATCGCACAATGACAGATTACGAGGCAGATACGTTAATTAAAGAACAAATTGATAAGGAAAAAATTACGCTAGAAGATATTGAGCGTCTAAGCCGTCTAGCAATTTCACGCAATATTGCTGTTGCCTCACATGATGATGACGATGTACAAAAGCTCGCACTTGTGCAGTCCTACGGTACGACAATTAGCGAGTTTCCGATTACATTAGATGTGGCGAAGGAAGCGAAAAGATTAGGGCTACAAACAATTGCAGGTGCACCGAATATTTTATTAGGCGGCTCCCATACAGGTAATTTAAGTGCAGCAGAGGCAGTTCAAGCGCATGTCATTGATATTATTTGCAGCGATTATTATCCACCAGCTATGCTACACGGTATTTTCGAGCTAGCCAATAAATATGAAGAGGATTTGCATGCTTTATTCCAGCTTGTCACAATCAATCCAGCGAGGGCAGTAAATATGGCACATGAAATTGGCTCCATCACAGTAGGGAAAAAGGCAGACATAATTATTATTGAACAAATGGCAGATGGTTACCCTGTTGTAACTTCAACGATTGTTGACGGTAAAGTCATTTTACAAACAAATTATCGATAA
- the phnL gene encoding phosphonate C-P lyase system protein PhnL, translating to MGMISVENLQKSFTIHHLNKTLPALQGISFDVSEGRFLGIVGKSGSGKSTILKSIYRTYEPQMGKILFQSEVFGTIDLVRATPREVVYLRKHEIGYVSQFLNVMPRTTALELVEQSLLDLGVSKSEATVKAQEALRHFDIDEALWNSYPNMFSGGEKLRLNIACAVVKEPRLLLLDEPTASLDQSSKLKVREAIEKLKMNGTTLIGIFHDLEFMEGLCDNVFEMAKVQERELV from the coding sequence GTGGGGATGATTAGCGTAGAAAATTTGCAAAAAAGCTTCACGATTCATCATTTAAATAAAACATTGCCTGCATTGCAAGGCATTTCATTTGATGTATCTGAAGGCAGATTTTTAGGGATTGTTGGTAAGAGTGGTAGTGGTAAATCAACGATTTTAAAGAGTATTTATCGCACATATGAGCCACAAATGGGCAAGATTTTATTTCAATCTGAGGTGTTTGGTACGATTGATTTAGTACGAGCGACACCGCGCGAAGTTGTTTATTTACGCAAGCATGAAATCGGCTACGTATCGCAATTTTTAAATGTTATGCCACGTACAACGGCATTGGAGCTAGTAGAGCAATCATTGCTTGATTTAGGCGTATCAAAGTCAGAGGCAACGGTGAAGGCACAGGAAGCGCTGCGCCATTTTGATATCGATGAGGCGCTGTGGAATAGTTATCCTAATATGTTTTCAGGCGGTGAAAAGCTGCGCTTAAATATCGCCTGCGCAGTGGTTAAGGAACCGCGTTTATTGCTGTTGGATGAGCCGACAGCGAGCCTTGATCAATCGTCCAAATTAAAGGTACGTGAGGCGATAGAAAAGCTGAAGATGAATGGCACAACGTTAATCGGTATTTTTCATGATTTAGAGTTTATGGAAGGCTTATGTGATAACGTTTTTGAAATGGCGAAAGTACAGGAGAGGGAGTTAGTATGA
- a CDS encoding PHP domain-containing protein gives MMKVDLHMHSTYSDGSTTLEELFQQAKAAGLTHISVVDHDTLDHVEEGQQLAQKYALHFIPGIEISAYDFERGRKVHMLGYQLHGECAHIRQLCQPLLTRRHEHTLWQLRQIQEAGFAVTEEQACERISKAGVLYKQHIMAALTTTAFDSKDYQTLYKSLFKNNGVAASDIRYVDAFDALHAIKADGGIAVLAHPGQLDSYDIAEQLIAEGLDGIELVHPDHNEHDYERIVMMANKHGLLMTGGSDFHGRYGIEVTLGKHIMQHLHIPSFVNA, from the coding sequence ATGATGAAGGTTGATTTGCATATGCATAGCACATATTCAGATGGCTCCACTACATTAGAAGAGCTATTTCAGCAAGCAAAGGCAGCTGGCTTAACGCATATTAGTGTTGTTGATCATGATACGCTTGACCATGTTGAAGAAGGGCAGCAGCTTGCGCAAAAATACGCACTTCATTTTATTCCTGGCATTGAAATTTCCGCATATGATTTTGAGCGTGGACGCAAGGTGCATATGCTTGGCTATCAATTGCATGGGGAATGTGCGCATATTCGTCAGCTATGTCAACCATTGTTGACACGTCGCCATGAGCATACACTCTGGCAATTGCGCCAAATACAGGAGGCTGGCTTTGCGGTTACAGAGGAGCAAGCATGCGAGCGTATTTCTAAAGCTGGTGTGCTTTACAAGCAGCATATTATGGCTGCTTTAACGACAACTGCTTTTGATTCGAAGGATTATCAAACATTATATAAGTCATTGTTTAAAAATAACGGTGTAGCAGCAAGTGATATTCGTTATGTCGATGCCTTTGATGCGTTGCATGCGATTAAGGCAGATGGAGGAATTGCAGTTTTAGCACATCCAGGACAGCTCGATTCCTATGATATTGCTGAGCAACTAATTGCGGAAGGGCTGGATGGCATTGAGCTTGTACATCCAGACCATAACGAACATGATTATGAACGTATTGTAATGATGGCTAACAAGCATGGATTATTGATGACAGGTGGCTCTGATTTCCATGGTCGATATGGGATAGAAGTGACGCTTGGTAAGCATATTATGCAGCATTTACACATCCCAAGCTTTGTAAATGCTTAG
- a CDS encoding PhnD/SsuA/transferrin family substrate-binding protein has product MSKKLVLLMTMILCAIFLAACNSEEGAANAKMNDPLVMVWYPNESGSEMAGARDAFGKIFEEATGRKVEQKLTTDYAIAIESIASGNAQVAFMGPQGYIEANNKSADVQPIVVPSGSSGTLEDAVYYSWLAVPKDKADEYKVNGEFAIDTIAGKKFSFVSASSTSGFKVPSSSIIAHFTKQDAYKALTQDDLIEANALFPEVLFGDSHQGSAVNMIMERADVAAFCDTCVSAYVDLVEGEANTAGAVYRVKDDAAAPFNNLPGEEFVLISATPVLNSPFVVNTSALTEEEITKLTELLISDETTNDPTIFVPKDSGEIGLFYKSGDERFVKVEDAWFDPIRKLSE; this is encoded by the coding sequence ATGAGCAAAAAATTGGTTTTACTAATGACAATGATTTTATGTGCAATTTTTCTAGCTGCTTGTAATTCAGAGGAAGGTGCAGCAAATGCTAAAATGAATGATCCATTAGTGATGGTTTGGTATCCAAATGAATCTGGCTCTGAAATGGCAGGCGCACGCGATGCATTTGGCAAAATCTTTGAGGAAGCAACAGGTCGCAAAGTCGAGCAAAAATTAACGACAGATTATGCGATTGCTATTGAATCGATTGCAAGTGGCAATGCACAAGTCGCATTCATGGGCCCGCAAGGCTATATTGAAGCGAACAATAAAAGCGCAGATGTGCAACCAATTGTTGTGCCTTCTGGTAGTTCAGGAACATTAGAAGACGCAGTTTATTATAGCTGGTTAGCAGTACCAAAGGATAAAGCGGATGAATATAAAGTAAATGGCGAATTTGCAATTGATACAATTGCAGGCAAAAAATTCTCATTCGTATCTGCATCGTCGACATCAGGCTTTAAAGTACCATCTAGCTCTATTATTGCTCATTTTACAAAACAAGATGCTTATAAAGCATTAACACAAGACGATTTAATCGAGGCAAATGCGTTATTCCCCGAAGTATTGTTTGGTGATTCTCATCAAGGGTCAGCGGTGAATATGATTATGGAGCGCGCAGATGTGGCGGCTTTCTGTGACACATGTGTTTCAGCATATGTTGACCTAGTAGAAGGAGAAGCGAATACAGCAGGAGCGGTTTACCGTGTCAAAGATGATGCAGCAGCGCCATTTAATAATTTGCCAGGTGAAGAATTTGTATTGATTTCTGCAACGCCTGTATTAAACTCACCATTCGTAGTAAATACGTCTGCGTTGACAGAGGAAGAAATTACGAAATTAACAGAGCTGCTAATTTCTGATGAAACTACAAATGACCCGACAATTTTCGTACCAAAAGATTCAGGAGAGATTGGGCTATTTTATAAATCAGGAGACGAGCGTTTTGTCAAAGTAGAGGATGCTTGGTTTGATCCGATTCGGAAATTATCTGAATAA
- the phnC gene encoding phosphonate ABC transporter ATP-binding protein: MKEAPIATETVLELRNIAKSYDMKTLIIQDIDLQLKQGEFVSIIGPSGAGKSTLLRCINRMIEPTSGDILFDGMNITQLNKASLRKQRTKIGMVFQHYNLVSRLTVFENVLHGRFGYKSTLQGILGLYTEEEKMLALSILEKLGMKEHVYKRCDQLSGGQKQRVGIARALVQQPKLLLCDEPIASLDPNSSKVIMDHLKEISQSMGITVLVNLHQVDVALKYSDRIIGLNRGSKLFDDIPKRLSQMDIHAIYGAEVDELIFE; the protein is encoded by the coding sequence ATGAAAGAAGCACCTATTGCTACCGAGACAGTATTAGAATTACGCAATATAGCGAAAAGCTATGATATGAAAACACTGATTATTCAAGATATTGATTTGCAGTTAAAGCAAGGTGAATTTGTATCGATTATTGGTCCATCAGGCGCAGGGAAATCAACATTGCTACGTTGCATTAATCGCATGATTGAGCCAACGAGTGGGGACATCCTTTTTGATGGAATGAACATTACGCAATTAAATAAAGCATCATTACGCAAACAGCGTACCAAAATTGGCATGGTGTTTCAGCATTATAATTTAGTTTCGCGTCTAACTGTATTTGAAAATGTATTGCATGGTCGCTTTGGCTATAAATCGACATTGCAAGGTATTTTAGGCCTGTATACAGAGGAAGAAAAAATGCTTGCATTGTCCATTTTAGAAAAGCTTGGTATGAAGGAGCATGTTTATAAGCGCTGCGACCAGTTAAGCGGTGGACAAAAACAGCGTGTTGGTATTGCGCGAGCGCTAGTACAGCAACCGAAATTGCTATTATGTGATGAGCCGATTGCATCGCTTGATCCAAACTCCTCAAAGGTCATTATGGATCATTTAAAGGAAATTTCTCAATCGATGGGCATTACAGTGCTTGTAAATTTACACCAAGTAGATGTAGCGTTGAAATATTCGGATCGTATCATTGGTTTAAATCGCGGCTCGAAATTGTTTGACGATATACCAAAACGCTTAAGCCAAATGGATATTCACGCAATTTACGGCGCAGAAGTCGATGAACTTATTTTTGAATAG
- a CDS encoding PhnE/PtxC family ABC transporter permease, which produces MTTRNFLRMKKWKMTGIIMLLLVITYGSSMVTNFNIWQGVKSVPGTITWIMTNLIPDAEAMANLPKVLSRLWETIVLSVIASTTAAVFAFFFAIFGSKTTQLNRPLAFCTRLIASIFRNIPVVAWALVLVISFGHNVVTGYFALFISTFGTLVRMFVETIDEASADGVEALNATGATYFQMVFKGVLPDTMPQMLSWLFYMIETNIRSATLIGLLTGTGIGYLFDLHYKRLDYGTLGLITLSIIVIVIAIEFTSNKVRRMIL; this is translated from the coding sequence ATGACAACACGCAATTTTTTAAGAATGAAAAAATGGAAGATGACAGGCATTATTATGTTGTTATTAGTAATCACATATGGCTCTTCGATGGTAACAAATTTTAATATATGGCAAGGTGTAAAATCTGTGCCAGGAACGATTACATGGATTATGACTAATTTAATACCGGATGCAGAGGCAATGGCAAATTTACCGAAAGTGTTATCCCGCTTATGGGAAACGATTGTTTTATCGGTCATCGCATCGACAACTGCTGCGGTTTTTGCTTTCTTTTTTGCTATCTTCGGCTCTAAAACGACACAACTGAATCGTCCTTTAGCCTTTTGTACGCGTTTAATTGCTTCGATTTTTCGTAATATTCCTGTTGTAGCATGGGCGCTAGTGCTTGTTATTTCATTTGGTCATAATGTCGTGACAGGCTATTTCGCTCTTTTTATTTCAACATTTGGGACGTTAGTGCGGATGTTTGTAGAAACGATTGATGAAGCAAGCGCAGATGGGGTTGAGGCTTTGAATGCGACAGGTGCTACGTATTTTCAAATGGTTTTTAAAGGTGTTTTACCAGATACAATGCCTCAAATGCTCAGCTGGCTCTTTTATATGATTGAAACGAATATACGCAGTGCCACATTGATTGGTTTATTAACAGGAACGGGCATAGGTTATTTATTCGACCTACACTATAAGCGATTAGACTATGGCACGCTTGGATTAATTACATTATCCATTATTGTTATTGTCATCGCAATTGAGTTTACATCGAATAAAGTAAGGAGGATGATTTTATAA
- a CDS encoding PhnE/PtxC family ABC transporter permease — MTQVSLLQGIHMKNGKIKTRTLTKATVTVRAVIIFLSIFTFVGPFLLKYAAIDWPTAIVYTLDNLKMMFLQPAFNQITFSTAITQILITLSLAFLATILGAVLSFFLAISTAKNLAPASLSNAIIAFNSVIRAVPTVLWVLIFAIVAGLGAVAAVLGMMLHTMAYLTKAYAESFEEIEEGTIEALRAAGANWWHIIFHCVVPQSASYLVSWTFLRFETNYGVAIAMGAAAAAGGIGFELFMSSSFYYDLHEVGMITYCALIVAIVLEVMALQIKKHLTTH; from the coding sequence ATGACACAAGTATCTTTGCTGCAAGGCATTCATATGAAAAATGGCAAAATTAAAACACGCACATTGACAAAGGCGACTGTTACTGTGCGAGCTGTCATTATATTTTTATCGATCTTTACATTCGTCGGCCCTTTTTTATTAAAGTATGCGGCGATTGACTGGCCAACAGCGATTGTCTATACATTAGATAATTTAAAGATGATGTTTTTACAGCCTGCCTTTAATCAAATTACATTTAGTACAGCAATAACGCAAATTTTAATTACCCTCTCCTTAGCTTTTTTGGCAACGATACTGGGGGCAGTTCTGTCCTTTTTCTTAGCGATTAGCACAGCAAAAAATTTAGCACCCGCAAGTCTATCCAATGCAATCATTGCATTTAATTCGGTCATTCGTGCAGTACCGACAGTGCTTTGGGTATTAATTTTTGCTATTGTCGCAGGACTTGGTGCTGTAGCGGCAGTACTTGGGATGATGTTGCATACAATGGCTTATTTAACGAAGGCTTATGCGGAGTCCTTTGAGGAAATTGAGGAGGGTACAATTGAGGCATTGCGCGCAGCTGGTGCCAATTGGTGGCATATTATTTTCCATTGCGTTGTGCCACAATCAGCTTCTTATCTCGTATCATGGACGTTTTTACGCTTTGAAACGAACTATGGTGTTGCGATTGCGATGGGAGCAGCGGCAGCAGCAGGGGGAATCGGCTTTGAGCTCTTTATGTCCTCAAGCTTCTATTATGACTTACATGAGGTCGGTATGATTACGTATTGTGCGCTAATTGTAGCGATTGTGCTAGAAGTAATGGCATTGCAAATAAAAAAGCATTTGACGACACATTAA
- a CDS encoding ABC transporter ATP-binding protein, with protein MKATHTLLAEHITSGYEHKTILEDVSIAIPSNKISIIIGANGCGKSTLLKTMARLIKPTDGQAVLDGKSIHQMPPKQLARVLGLLPQSPVVPEGITVADLVGRGRFPHQTLFKGWSKQDYEAVAEALEMMKITEFADRNIDELSGGQRQRVWIAMALAQQTDILFLDEPTTFLDITYQVEILDLLTELNLKYGTTIVMVLHDINLSARYADYLFALKNGRLLAEGAPKEIVTSQLIKETFDLESTVIEDPVSKTPLIVPIGRYHSENAI; from the coding sequence ATGAAAGCAACACATACACTTCTAGCTGAACATATCACATCAGGCTATGAGCATAAAACCATTTTAGAAGATGTTAGCATCGCGATTCCTAGCAATAAAATAAGCATTATTATTGGGGCAAATGGCTGTGGTAAATCCACATTGTTAAAAACAATGGCGCGCTTGATTAAGCCAACAGACGGGCAAGCTGTACTTGATGGTAAGTCAATTCATCAAATGCCGCCAAAGCAATTAGCACGCGTATTAGGGCTTTTACCACAATCCCCTGTCGTACCAGAAGGGATTACAGTGGCTGATTTAGTGGGGCGTGGACGCTTTCCTCATCAAACATTGTTTAAAGGCTGGTCAAAGCAAGATTATGAGGCTGTTGCTGAGGCTTTAGAAATGATGAAAATTACAGAATTCGCTGACCGCAATATTGATGAATTATCAGGTGGTCAGCGTCAACGCGTATGGATTGCGATGGCTTTAGCACAGCAAACCGATATTTTATTTTTAGACGAACCAACAACATTTTTAGATATTACGTACCAAGTGGAAATTTTAGATTTATTAACAGAGTTAAACTTAAAATATGGAACGACAATTGTTATGGTGCTACATGATATTAACTTATCCGCCCGCTATGCAGACTACCTATTTGCTTTAAAAAATGGGCGCTTGCTTGCAGAGGGTGCACCAAAGGAGATTGTGACTAGCCAATTGATTAAAGAAACCTTCGATTTAGAAAGCACAGTTATCGAAGATCCAGTTTCCAAAACACCTTTAATCGTTCCTATTGGTCGCTATCATTCTGAAAATGCCATATAA
- a CDS encoding FecCD family ABC transporter permease, whose amino-acid sequence MMNETLKSIMKGRQQRKRRFVITTSVLIAISLLLCGAMLMLGNTIYPVRDVVRVLLGEDVQGASFAVSTIRLPRMLAAVFTGFAFGVGGYIFQTMLRNPLANPNVIGITAGSSAAAVFCIIVLQASNIIVSFASIVGGLSTVLIIYVLSKSSSFAIGRLILIGIGIQAMLNAFISYLMIIGNTHDIPSAMRWLSGSLNGAKMETLYPLIFVVIVFTPILFVYSNRLEMLELGEHAATSLGVNTNKTRIILIVCSVLVIALATATTGPIAFVSFLAGPIAKRIAGVGFSNILPAGLIGVILVLAADLIGQFAFTARYPVGVITGIIGAPYLIYLLIRINRKGDI is encoded by the coding sequence ATGATGAATGAAACATTGAAATCCATAATGAAAGGCCGACAGCAAAGAAAAAGACGCTTTGTCATTACCACTTCTGTGCTCATTGCTATTTCACTACTGCTTTGTGGTGCGATGCTAATGCTTGGGAATACGATTTATCCTGTTCGTGATGTAGTGCGTGTTCTTTTAGGTGAAGATGTACAAGGGGCCTCCTTTGCTGTCAGCACAATTCGATTACCACGAATGCTAGCCGCCGTATTTACAGGCTTTGCATTTGGCGTTGGGGGCTATATTTTCCAAACGATGTTGCGCAATCCTTTAGCGAATCCCAATGTCATTGGTATTACAGCAGGCTCTAGTGCTGCTGCAGTATTTTGTATCATTGTTTTACAGGCAAGTAATATTATTGTATCCTTTGCTTCCATTGTTGGTGGGCTATCTACAGTACTTATTATTTATGTCTTATCTAAAAGCTCTTCTTTTGCCATTGGTCGATTAATTTTAATCGGTATTGGTATTCAAGCGATGCTAAACGCCTTTATCTCCTATTTAATGATTATTGGTAATACACATGATATCCCATCTGCTATGAGATGGCTAAGTGGGAGCTTAAACGGCGCAAAAATGGAAACGCTCTATCCATTAATATTTGTTGTGATTGTGTTTACACCGATTTTGTTCGTTTACAGTAACCGTTTAGAAATGCTAGAGCTTGGTGAACATGCAGCTACTTCGCTTGGTGTGAACACGAATAAAACACGCATTATTTTAATTGTTTGCTCCGTATTAGTGATTGCACTTGCTACAGCTACGACAGGGCCAATTGCCTTTGTTTCGTTCCTTGCAGGACCAATTGCGAAAAGAATTGCAGGTGTTGGTTTTTCAAATATACTGCCAGCTGGTTTAATTGGTGTTATTTTAGTATTAGCGGCAGACTTAATAGGTCAATTCGCATTTACAGCTAGATATCCTGTAGGTGTTATTACTGGCATCATCGGTGCACCTTACTTGATTTACTTGTTAATTCGAATCAATCGAAAGGGAGATATATAA
- a CDS encoding FecCD family ABC transporter permease: MPKHLGKILIILIILLAICIVASLLFGSRTIGLTGLMDGLFHPDVESHEANVVRQRIVRTIFSLMCGAALGVSGALMQSVTRNPIADPSILGVNMGASLFVVCGIAFLNISSANQYIWLAIAGSMLTAVFVFGIGSMGASGATPLKLVLAGAATSAILSSLVVAVMIPRSNVMDQFRFWQVGSVGASTWDAIQLFIPFLIVGGLIALFTAPALNALALGDEVATGLGVRTGTLRMFAALGGVLLCGAATALAGPIGFIGLLATHVVRLMIGPDIRLIIPMSALTGAIILTFSDVCGRLLGSPGELEVGILTAFIGAPILIIITMKAKMRAL; this comes from the coding sequence ATGCCGAAGCATTTAGGTAAAATTTTAATCATCCTGATTATTTTACTTGCAATTTGTATTGTCGCTTCACTTCTCTTCGGTTCTCGTACAATTGGCTTGACTGGACTGATGGATGGATTATTCCATCCTGATGTCGAGTCCCACGAAGCCAATGTTGTGCGACAACGAATCGTACGAACAATTTTCAGTTTAATGTGTGGGGCAGCACTAGGGGTTTCAGGAGCGCTGATGCAATCCGTTACACGCAACCCAATTGCAGACCCAAGTATTTTAGGGGTCAACATGGGGGCATCCCTTTTTGTCGTTTGTGGTATTGCTTTTTTAAATATTAGTTCAGCAAACCAATACATATGGTTAGCAATAGCAGGTTCAATGCTTACTGCTGTTTTTGTTTTTGGTATAGGCTCAATGGGAGCAAGTGGGGCTACGCCATTAAAGCTTGTCCTTGCAGGCGCTGCGACAAGTGCCATTTTATCTTCATTAGTTGTCGCAGTAATGATTCCACGCTCCAATGTCATGGATCAATTCCGCTTTTGGCAAGTAGGAAGTGTTGGTGCAAGCACTTGGGATGCTATTCAGTTATTCATTCCATTTCTCATTGTTGGTGGATTAATTGCCCTCTTCACGGCCCCTGCCTTAAATGCTTTAGCGCTGGGAGATGAGGTTGCAACAGGCTTAGGCGTCCGCACTGGTACATTGCGGATGTTTGCCGCACTAGGCGGCGTTCTTTTATGTGGTGCTGCTACAGCATTAGCGGGACCTATTGGTTTTATCGGCCTATTAGCTACTCATGTTGTCCGCCTGATGATTGGACCAGATATACGCTTAATTATCCCAATGTCCGCCTTAACAGGAGCCATTATTCTGACATTTTCAGATGTTTGTGGTCGACTTCTTGGCAGCCCTGGTGAGCTGGAGGTAGGTATTTTAACAGCCTTTATTGGCGCTCCTATCTTAATTATAATTACGATGAAAGCGAAAATGCGTGCGTTATGA